In a genomic window of Bradyrhizobium ontarionense:
- a CDS encoding NAD-dependent epimerase/dehydratase family protein — translation MKILITGNMGYVGPEVAKHLRACRPDATLHGFDNAYFAHCLTGAPVLPERSLDAQFYGDVRDMSLDLRGYDAVVQLAAISNDPMGNRFQDVTLDINQNTTVALGRAAAAAGVKNFVFASSCSVYGIADGPPRKEGDALNPITAYAKSKIGSEQELAAVGTDMTITCLRFATACGMSDRLRLDLVLNDFVACALSRRQISVLSDGTPWRPLIDVADMARAIDWAIDRPADTGGRFLTINAGSDDRNYQVRDLANAVAARVPGTGVSINTSAPVDSRSYKVDFGLYRALAPGHQPKVTLEQSIQNLVDGLKRMNFKDAEFRSSDLIRLKVLQDHMEAGRINDRLEWT, via the coding sequence TTGAAGATACTCATCACCGGGAACATGGGCTATGTCGGCCCGGAGGTCGCGAAACATCTGCGTGCGTGCCGGCCCGATGCCACTTTGCACGGCTTCGACAATGCCTATTTTGCACATTGTCTGACCGGCGCCCCGGTTCTTCCCGAACGATCGCTCGACGCGCAGTTCTATGGCGACGTCCGCGACATGTCGCTGGACCTGCGCGGCTATGATGCCGTTGTCCAGCTGGCGGCGATCTCGAACGATCCGATGGGCAACCGCTTCCAGGATGTGACGCTGGACATCAACCAGAATACGACCGTGGCCCTCGGCAGGGCGGCTGCTGCCGCGGGCGTGAAGAACTTCGTCTTCGCGTCGAGCTGCAGCGTCTATGGGATCGCCGACGGGCCGCCGCGCAAGGAAGGCGACGCCCTCAATCCCATCACCGCCTATGCAAAGTCGAAGATCGGGTCGGAGCAGGAGCTCGCCGCTGTCGGCACGGACATGACCATCACCTGTCTGCGCTTTGCGACCGCCTGTGGCATGTCGGATCGGTTGAGGCTCGACCTGGTCCTCAATGACTTTGTGGCCTGCGCGCTCAGCCGACGGCAGATCAGCGTGCTCTCCGACGGCACGCCCTGGCGGCCCCTGATCGACGTTGCCGACATGGCGCGGGCGATCGACTGGGCCATCGACCGGCCGGCCGATACGGGAGGCCGCTTTCTGACCATCAACGCAGGCTCCGACGACCGCAACTACCAAGTCAGGGACCTGGCCAATGCGGTGGCCGCGAGAGTGCCGGGGACCGGTGTGTCCATCAACACGTCCGCGCCGGTCGACAGCCGGTCCTACAAGGTCGATTTCGGCCTGTACCGGGCGCTGGCGCCCGGCCACCAGCCGAAGGTGACGCTGGAGCAGTCGATCCAGAACCTGGTCGACGGCCTGAAGCGGATGAACTTCAAGGATGCCGAATTTCGTTCATCCGATCTGATCCGCCTCAAGGTCCTGCAGGACCACATGGAAGCAGGCAGGATCAACGACAGGCTCGAATGGACCTGA